GCGCCCATCCAGGGAGACTAACGATTTGGACTAGATCTAGTATTGAGGAACTTAGAAAAACTATTTTAGTTAAAGAGGTGGATTGAGAATGGATCCTCATGAAATCATCATCTACCCGCTTGTAACTGAGGTTACAAGCCGCTTAATCGAGAAAGAAAATAAGATAGTTTTCATTGTAAGTCGAAAGGCAACTAAAGGCGACATAAAAAGGGCCGTTGAAGAGCTATATCAGGTCAGAGTTAGTAGCGTTAATACGTCGATAACTAGGGAAGGAACTAAGAAAGCTTATGTGAAGCTGACTGAAGAGTATAGTGCGACGGATTTAGCGGTTAAGCTAGGTATATTCTAGTAGGTGAGAGTGAAATGGGGAAAAGAATACTGGTTCAAAGGAGAGGAAGAGGCTCCTCAACGTTTAGGGCCTCAACGCATAAACGCGTTGCCCCAGCGAAATATCCAAATCTGTCAAAAATCAATATATTTAATACTGTTCTGAAGGGACAGATATTAGAGTTAATTCATGACCCTGGCAGAGGCGCTCCATTAGCCCATATAGAGCTCGAAAGCGGGGAAAGATATTATACCGTGGCTCCGGAAGGGATTCATGAAGGGCAAATAATAGAGGTTGGCGGAAAGGCATCAATAAATGTTGGCAACATTCTTCCAGTTGGAGTAATCCCCGAAGGCACGACAATATGCAACATAGAGACGTTACCCGGTGATGGAGGAAGACTTGTACGTGCTTCTGGAGCGTACGCCACGGTGATATCGCATACTCCTGAAGGGACGCTTATATCTCTTCCATCAGGTAAAACCCGCTACATTAACGATTCATGTTTAGCAACGATAGGTGTCGTAGCGGCATCTGGCCGAGTAGAAAAGCCTTTTGTAAAAGCTGGCAAAAAATTCCACTTGATGAGAGCAAAGGGGCA
Above is a window of Candidatus Bathyarchaeia archaeon DNA encoding:
- a CDS encoding 50S ribosomal protein L23 → MDPHEIIIYPLVTEVTSRLIEKENKIVFIVSRKATKGDIKRAVEELYQVRVSSVNTSITREGTKKAYVKLTEEYSATDLAVKLGIF
- a CDS encoding 50S ribosomal protein L2, with amino-acid sequence MGKRILVQRRGRGSSTFRASTHKRVAPAKYPNLSKINIFNTVLKGQILELIHDPGRGAPLAHIELESGERYYTVAPEGIHEGQIIEVGGKASINVGNILPVGVIPEGTTICNIETLPGDGGRLVRASGAYATVISHTPEGTLISLPSGKTRYINDSCLATIGVVAASGRVEKPFVKAGKKFHLMRAKGHKYPRVRGRAMIAALHPFGSGRRGARKPTTVSRNAPPGRKVGLIAAKRAGRRKRK